From the Palaemon carinicauda isolate YSFRI2023 chromosome 4, ASM3689809v2, whole genome shotgun sequence genome, the window tggTTGAATGGTAGAACAGgattgaaaataaaactataagagagtttacttgcgcgccatatatggatgagatcagggtgagggggtagatggagatagttggggcatgctctttgcattccccacgagagattagttctccaaaatTTCAAcgaggctccacaaggcaatagaagagttggaggacccaggtctacatggctgaggactatgtagtgtgaagtaggagatgatgagtggggaagtattgaattaaaagctcaagatacagacaactggcgaaatctaaccgaagccctttgcgtcaataggcttaggagatgatgatgatgatgatttatatatatatatatatattttatatatatatatatatgtatattatatatatatatatatataaatatttatatatatatatatatatatatatattcatatatatatatatatatatatctatatatatatttatatatatatatatatatatatatttatatttatatatatgattatatatatatatactgtatatatttatatatattcatatatatacatacagtatatagatatatatatatatatatatatgtatatgaatatatatatatataaatatatatatatatatatatatgtacacacacatatatatatatatatactgtatatatatatatatatatatatttatatatatatatatatatatacacatatatatatatatatatatttatgtacatgtgtaaatatatatatatatatatatacgtatatatatatatatatatatttatatttatatatgtatatttatatatatataaatatatatatatagatatatatatatatacatatatctatatatatatacatatatatatatatatatatatattaatatatatgtgaatataatatatatatatatatatgtgtatatatttatatatatatatatatatatttatatatatatatatatatatataaatatatatatatatatatatatatgaatatatatatatatatatatgaatatatatatatatatatatatgtatatatatatatatataaatatatttatatatatatatatatatgtatatatatatatatatatgaatatatatatgtgaccatatacatatatatatatatatgaatatatatatgtatatatatatatatatatatatgaatatatatatgtgaacatataaatatacatatatatatatatatatatgtatatatatatatatatatatgtgtgtgtgtggggaataATATGTATTTTCAGCACCACTCTGGCCAGTGTGGATCTTAATATTGCACTCATGCTTTCTTGGGCAATTGCGCTCATCACTTGAGCACTCACGCTCATCACTTATTTTGCCCTCCCATATGTGCTTGCCTTTTTGCCCACACCTTTCTGTAGTAGCCTGCTCTCTGGTGCACCCACTACCACCGTCTATCATTGGATGACACTCGTGCATCTTTCTATTATGAAGCACTCAAAGGAGCATGAACATGCGACATGTTCAGAGCATATTCCAGTTTGGACAAGCATAATTCCCCACCTACATTGTTATGTAAATGAGAATTTGCCTGTATATCTGGAGTCATCTAGTCACTTTCATTATCACCATCGGTCTACCAAACGTTCTAATGGATGATAGAGCACATGTGCTCCCGCATGAACGTATATGCACTTACATTCTTGCACCAGAGAGGAATCCCTGTTTATAAGACACTCCTACGATCATGATCATTCACTCATTCAGACCAATCAACGGTCAGTCAGTCACCTTGTAATGACAAGTCTCTGGTTCAAGCCCAAAGAAATGTGATACTGTCAGAGGAGAGATCTTGCAAAAGACATCTTGCAAATGAGATCTTAACAAAATATGAAGTCGTTACCAGGACTCATTCGTTGTGCATACCCTGATTCCCGCTTATCATCTCCTCTCATATGCTTTCTACTGACCATGTTAGTTAGTCAATTCGAGTGTCCTTTGGAAGGGATGGCGTAAGCCCTTCAGTAGTACAGGGAGTAGCCTAATCACTCAAGGCTAACGTTCGAGCTGAGGAATTCCTCCAGGCTAGAGAAATGTGAGGTGAGAGACAACAAATACCTGAAAGAACATCTGCTCAATGGAAAGAGGAATCAAGGGAGACCATAGATGCTACAATCTCTGATAAAGGGCCCATGCATACAAAGGCGGAGAACCCTGACTTTGTAAAAGTTTTAGCACTGATCAGGGAGAAAAATAATTTATGGGAGGCATCCGGGAACCCTTCAAAGGAAGGCGAGACTCCAGTCCCAAGAACTCTGTAAGACTGAGCAGGGTAAACAGGATTTTGCCTCCAGCCCTCTTCCACCAAAGAAGCTTTTACATTTCTGAGGGATCGAGGCCTTCTCCCATTCTAATCAATATAGGCATCTCGACATTCACCCCTGGTATCTCGTGGGAAAGTCTGGGCACTGAGAGCACAATCTTCTCTTCCTTCGAATTAGCTGCCATGGAGTTACCTCCATAGCCATCCTTCAAGCAAAGTCCTGATTGGATCACTGGTTTCGTACAGTATCATACTTTGCTTATTCTCAGAACccaagacatacatgtgaaatggggcggcatgctcttgagaggcgtacagtAGCCAAGTCATCTTGCAGGAAATATGCAGGtttaaggtgatcaatggagaGCGAGTCGTTAAGTAAGAACCCCTTTGTTGTTCAGTGGATCATGACGAAATGGCCtctataagggggcgttagcactGGTTTGcgagtgtcgttgcgcaggaaaacgtgtgaTGCCTTATATCTGTTGGTATGTGCTGCTTTGCCattggcttgtaagtctggcggcatggagtttATTTTTTCCACAACATGACGTAggagctggagattgttggaggaggttgtcgACAGAAAAAATTCAGCAAGGACGACAATTTCAGTTgtcgagacatccagggtgtccttaggagtggtcctgagTTCcgggacccaggaaagctgagtaatccagttggggtcattgcatcgggacatcaaagctgctttgagggtatgatgaaaacattcaaccattttgTTTGGTGTAGGGATATAGGTGGTTGTCTgctgtagggtgattcccaggagattcactaatgatatccacaatttagAAGTTAGAGTAGTACtccagtcagaagtaatatactcaggcaTACCAAATGTCGCCATCCACCCTGTGAGTAACGCAGATGTACATCGGGCGaatattgcagtttccatgggaatggtttcagagcaacgagtggagcagttgatgacagtaaatgggtaacaatgcccttgtgatgtggataggggacctactacattgacGTAAatatgggcaaaatgacgctgaggttgaggaaaggtgcccaatcctgaatccgtgtgtcgatgtacttttgaaatttAGCATGAATTACAGTTGTGGACCccatctttagcatccttagtaataccgtgccaaatgagctttgtcttCAGTGACTGTGCAGTAGATTGTCGgaaaggatgtgaaaggccatgaatgatatAGAATGCCTGTCAACGCATAGGAACAGGTATCCAATAAcgagtgaatggcagccaatgtgtttcttgaactTTGATCGGCAACGGGAttgattttcccagggacgtgttgaaaggtacaattgtattcagccatgatgGAGAGATGTTGGCATTAATGGGTGGACCAGGTATAGAaatgtcaagtgaaggcgtgcaccagaggcatgtggtctgtgcgaatgatgaagggcttaCCTTCTAACAAGGGGTGAAAAtgaaggacagccaagtgcaccattAGCAATTCACGGAGGAATAGTAgtcggattccgccttggacagt encodes:
- the LOC137639594 gene encoding uncharacterized protein, whose translation is METAIFARCTSALLTGWMATFGMPEYITSDWSTTLTSKLWISLVNLLGITLQQTTTYIPTPNKMVECFHHTLKAALMSRCNDPNWITQLSWVPELRTTPKDTLDVSTTEIVVLAEFFLSTTSSNNLQLLRHVVEKINSMPPDLQANGKAAHTNRYKASHVFLRNDTRKPVLTPPYRGHFVMIH